In Cryptosporangium minutisporangium, the DNA window GGCCGGTCCGTGCCCGGCCTCGGGTGCCGCCGTATCCGCGCCCTCCGGGCCGGAGGGTTCCGGCAGCGTGCTGGGCTGAAGCTTTCCGGTCGGGGTCCGCGGCAGCCGGTCGGTGATCACGTAGGCGGACGGGTGCATGTACGGCGGGAGTCGCTGCGCCAGCCAGGTGCGCAGCTGGCGGTCGAGACCGTCGTACCGGCAGGCCGTGGCGAGGTAGGCGACCAGCCGAGGGCTGTCGGCGATGCCGCGCACGAGCACGGCCGCGTCGGCCACGCGGGGATGCTGGAGCAGACAGGCGCTGATCTCGCCGGGCTCGACCCGGAACCCGCGGATCTTCACCTGGTCGTCGAGCCGGCCGAGGATCTCGAAGCCTGCGGTGGTTAGCCGCGCCCGGTCCCCCGTCCGGTACAGGCGCCTGCCCGCGAGCGGCCCGGTGCCGGGGGTGAGGAACCGCGCGCGGGTCAGCTCGGGACGGCGGTGGTAGCTGGCGACGGCGTGGCCGCCGACGAACAGTTCACCGGCGGCCCCGACCGGGAGCAGGTTCCCGGCCGGGTCTAGCACCGTGAGGGTGTAGTTGGTCAGTGGCTGGCCGACGGTGACCCGCGATAACGGGCCCGATAGGGCTGGCCGGGCCGGGTGGAGCCGCCGCGCGGCGCACCAGACGGTGCTCTCGGTCGGCCCGTACTCGTGATCCAGCGCCACGGCAGGCAGCCGGGCGGCGTGCTCCTGCACGTCGCCGGCCTGGCATGCCTCCCCGCCGACGGCGACGACCCGCAGCGACGACTGCCAGCCGTCCGGCACTCGGGTCAGCAGGTGCCGGTGGAACGACGCGGTGAAGTTGACGTGCGTGATCGCCGACCGTTCGATCACGGACAAGACCTGGTCGGGATCCTGGGCCAGGGCGGGCCCGTCCGGTAGGACGACGGTTCCCCGCGACCACAGTGTCCACATGATCATGTGCGGTGCGACGTCGAAGATCATCGGGAGAGTGATCAGCGTCCTGATCGTGCCGGTGCCGGCCATATCGAGGAAGCGGGAGCGGGCGTGCACCGCTATGCAGGCGTTGCGATGGGTCGCGACGACCGCTTTGGGGGTTCCGGTGGAGCCGGAGGTGTAGATCAGGTAGGCCGGATCGTCGGGGTGGACCTCCGGTGCGTCCCCGTCGACGGTGTCCGCCGGTGTGTCCGCCGGCAGCGCGTCGGCGTACAGCACGACGCCCCGGCGCCGGGCCGCGTTCAGTAGCGGCCCGTCCGTAACGGTGCGGGTGGTGATCGTGGCGGCTGGGTCGGCGTCTTCGAGCATCGCGACGTTCCGGGCGGCAGGCTGGTCCGGGTCGAGGCACAGGTAGGCCGCGCCGGCCCGCAGCGTCGCCAGGATCGCCGTGACCAGCTCGATCCCGGCGGGGCAGACGAGCGCGACGGTGCTGCCGGACCGGACTTCGCGGGCGGTGAGGTGCCGCTGCATCCGGTTGGCCTGCTCGCCGAGCTGGCGGTAAGTCCATCGGCTCCCGGCGTGCTCGATCGCGACGGCGTCCGGATGCGCGGCGACCGCGGCGTCGAACCCGGCGGTCAACGTGGCGAACGGAACCTCATCCACCGGCCCGATGCCCGCGGCGAGAATCCGCACGCGCTGCTCCACGCCCAGCAGGTCCATGTCACCCACCGGGCAGTGGGGCTGGTCAGATCTGCATGACAGGACGGCGAGGATCGCTTCGTAACCGGTAAGCAGCTCGGCGGCAGTGTCCCGGTCGAACAGGTCGGTGTCGTACTCCCACAGGATCGTCATCCCGGCCGGTCCGTCACCGGCGGGGCGCGGATCGGGCACGCACACCACGTTGAGATCGGCCTTCGCCGTCGCGTTGTGTTCGATGACCAGACGCGCGTCGACCGGACCCATCCGCAGCTGAGGGCGGGGCGTGTCGTGGAAGGCGAACATGAGATTGAACAGTGGGTTCTGGCCGGGGGCGCGCGGCCGGTCCAGGGAGGCAAGCAGGTCGAGCAGCGGCAACTCCTGGTGGTCTTGCGCGCCGAGCAGGACGGCCATGGTCGCGTGCAGCAGGTCGGCGAGGCTCGCGGCCGGGTCGACGCGGAGCCGCAGGGGTAGTGCGTTGACGAACATGCCCAGCAGCCGGTCGGTTCCCGGCTGGCGCCGGTTGGCGAGCGCGGAGCCGACCACGATGTCCTGGTCGCCGGTGTGCTGCCAGACCTGCACCGCGAACGCGGTGAGGAACACGGCGAACCGGCTCACCTCGTGCCGGGCGGCCAGTGCGTCGAGCCTGTCCACGACGGCGGAGGGGATATGCGCGGTCAGGCGGTCACCGCGGAACGACCGGGTCGCGGGTCGGGCCCGGTCCGGGGCGAAGGTTGCTCCGTCCTGGGGGCAGCCGTCCAGGTGGGCGCGCCAGTAGCCGATCTGGTCGGCGAAGTCGCCGGTGTGGCGCCAGGCCCGGTACCAGGCCGCGAAGTCCCGGTACTGGACGGGCAGGTCCGGCAGCGCCGGTTGCTGTCCGGCCACGATCGCTGTGTAGGCGTCGCGCAATTCGGTCAGGAACAGCTGCGCGGACCAGCCGTCGTGCGCGAAGTGGTGTTCGACCTGCAGCAGCCGCCACCGGTCCGGTGCCAGACGGAACAGGCACCAGCGGACCAGCGGCAGTTTCGCCACGTCGAAGCCCGTCGCGACCGCGGCCCGCATCCGGTCGGCGAGCTCGGCGTCGCGCGCTGCTTCAGCGAGGCCGGTGAGGTCGACGACCTCGACGCTCGCAGGCCAGGGATCGTGAACGACCTGCACCGCCCCGCCCGTCCCGTCTGGGCCGCCTGCGCTGTGTGGATCTGGACCGTCTGGGGCTTCGTGGAACGTGGTGCGCAGACTCTCGTGCCGCTCCACGATCCGGGTCAAGGCCGCCTGCAGCGCGTCGAGGTCGAGCGGACCGTCCAGCAGCAGGGAGAACTGGGTGTTGTATGCGAGGGCGTCCGGAGCGAGGTGGGTCAGCACCCAGATCTGTTGCTGCTGCCCGCTGAGCGGGAACCGGCCATCGGTGGCGGAGAGCGTCGTCTCCGGCAGCAGCCGGGTGGATGGTGTGGCGTCCCGGACCAGGTCGGCGATCTGCGTGATCGTCCGGGCCGTGAACAGTGCGCTGATCGGCACGTCGACGCCGTGGTCCGCGGCGATCGCGGCGGCGAGCCGGGTCAGCGATAGGGAGTTCGCGCCGAGCGCCGGCAACGACTGGTTCACCGGTACGTCCTCGACACCGAGGACGCCGGCGGCGAGAACGGCCAGACGCCGCCGTAGCGGGTCGCTGTCGTCGTCCACTTCGGGTTCTGCGGTGCTGGCCACCGGGTCAGGCAGACTGTTCTCGTCGATCTTCCCGGCCGGTGTCCGGGGGAAGTCGGCCAGCGTGACGTACGTGCTGGGCACGAGGTAGGCCGGTAGCCGCTCTCGCAGGTATCTGGCATAGGCCTCGGGTTGCAGCGCAGCGGTTCCCGGGGGCGGGACGACGTAGGCGGCGAGTACCGGCGCGTTCGTGCCGGAGGGTCGCGTGGTGACGTGGGCGTCCAGGACCGCCGGATGGCCCATGAGGACGGTCTCGACATGTCCGGGTTCCACCCGGTGGCCACCGACCTGGATTTGCCGGTCCGCGCGCCCCAGGAACACGAAGTTCCCGTCGGAGTCGTGCTCGACGAGGTCGCCGGTGCGGTAGACCCGGTCGCCTTCGATCGTGACGAACCGCTGAGCGGTCAGGTCCGGGCGGCCGAGGTAGCCCGCGGCGAGGTTCGCGCCCGTGATGCCTAGCTCCCCGGACCCTGCACTGGTGCGGGGGTGCCCGTTCCGGTCGAGGATCAGGTAGCCGGTGTTGCGGACCGGTTGGCCGATGCTCATCGGCGCCTGCCGGCCGGTGGCCGCGTCGTACATCAGGCCGTAGCTGGAGGCGACGCACGCCTCGGTCGGACCGAACTCGTTGACCAGCGACGTGCCCGGCAGGACGGCGGCGTGCCGCCCGATCAAGACCGGGCTCCACCGCTCACTTCCGATGCCCACGGCGTGGAGGCTGGTCGGGGGCCGTGCCGCGGCGCGGTCGAGGAAGACGCTGTAGAGCGACGCCGGGTAGATCAACTGGGTGACCTCGTGCCGGTGGACCAGGTCGAGGGTCGCGGCGACGTCGGCCAGATGCGCCGGGTCGATGATCAGGGTGCCGCCGGTCAGCAGCGTCCAGAACAGGACGCCGGTGGTCAGGTCGAACGCCGGGGAGTGCAGCAGCAGAACGTGGCCCGCCGGGCCGTACTGGTCGACGCGGGCCGCGGTGGAGTTCAGCAGTGCCGCGTGCGGCACCACCACGCCTTTCGGGGTACCGGTCGAGCCGGACGTGTAAATCACGTACGCCGGGTCCGCCGGCGCTGCCACGCCCCCGGGTATCGGTCCGGTTTGCGGGTGGCTGAGCAGGTCGGAATAGGTGCAGACCGGCACACCGGTGACGGCCTGTAGTCGGCTGGCCCGGCCGGTGCTGGTGACGACCAGCACCGGCCGGGCCTCCCGGAATACCTGGCTCAGGTAGGCGTCGGGCGCCTCGGAGTCGAGCGGCAGGTAGACCGCCCCGGCGGCCACGACGCCGAGCACCATGGCGACGAACTCGGGGCCGCGTTCGAGGACGACCGCCACGACCGGCGCCCCGCCCCGGCTCCCGCCAGCGGCAGCGTTCGCGGCGGCGTGGATGCCGTCGGCGACCGCGTGAGCGTTCGCGGCTAGATCCTCATAGCTCCACACCGCAGAGGGGGTCACGATCGCCGGAGCGGTCGCGTGGTCGCGGTAGGCGACTTCCATCGCCGTGGCGAGCGTCGGCGCCTCCACGGGAGCGGGCAGTTGGACGGTCACAGCGAGTCTCCTGAGTGCAGGGCTTGCCCGGCGCGGACGAGCCGGGCGCGCAGCTCGTTGCGTGACGCCGGGCTGAGCCGGGAGCCGACGTGTCGCTGGTAGGCCCGCAGGAAGGCCACCTGCCCGGCCGGTGGGGTATCGGGCTGGTCGGCGAACAGCAGGTCGTGGGGGGTCATGACCCGCACTGCGAACATCGGCGTCGGGCAGCGCATCACCGGAAATGCCCGGTTGTGCACGCCGCCGACAGTGCTGCTGGCGTGGAATTCGCCGAGCATCAGGCCTTGTTCGGCGAACTCAGCCCGTAGGAGGCGGTGACCATCGTCGATGAACTCGGCCGCCTGTTCGGCGGGAAGGCCGGGGAAGAAGCCGAGTAGCGCGGTGATCGCCCGGTGCGGTCCGGTGGCAAGGTCCTCGAAGACCCGCATCAGCAGCCGGCCCGCCTCGACCGCGTTGCCGCGGGTGAAGTGGGGAACCGCGATGGCGACCAGCCATACCGCGTCGGCGCGCAGGGCGGGGGCAAGTCGCGGACAGACGGCCCCCTGCCGACCCAGGTCGGGGTGCGGTTGGGTGATGAACTGCTCGAGCCAGCGCATCCCGTCCCGGTACTGGGGATAGCGACCGAACGCCGTGGCGGAGTCACCTGCCCGGACCAGCGAGCCGGGGACGGCCGACACCGCTCCAGCAGCGACCGCCGCCTCGGGCACGGCCGTCTCGGAAATCGCCGCCGTTGTCATGGCCGACCCGTTCCGGTGGTCTCACCGACCTGTCCGGACGGCTCGGCCAGCGGGTCGCCGGTCACGGCGTAGGAGGTGAAGCCGTCCGGTCCGACGGGGACCTCTCCGACTGTCGACACCCGGTGCATCACACGGTCGGCTCCCTCGAGGTCGGCGAGATGGTCGATGTCGGCTGCGGCCAGGTGCGCCGTGGACCGGTTGTCCCACACCGCCACCGATCCCGGCTCCCAGCTGAACCGGACCGTGTACTGCGGACGGGT includes these proteins:
- a CDS encoding amino acid adenylation domain-containing protein, which gives rise to MTVQLPAPVEAPTLATAMEVAYRDHATAPAIVTPSAVWSYEDLAANAHAVADGIHAAANAAAGGSRGGAPVVAVVLERGPEFVAMVLGVVAAGAVYLPLDSEAPDAYLSQVFREARPVLVVTSTGRASRLQAVTGVPVCTYSDLLSHPQTGPIPGGVAAPADPAYVIYTSGSTGTPKGVVVPHAALLNSTAARVDQYGPAGHVLLLHSPAFDLTTGVLFWTLLTGGTLIIDPAHLADVAATLDLVHRHEVTQLIYPASLYSVFLDRAAARPPTSLHAVGIGSERWSPVLIGRHAAVLPGTSLVNEFGPTEACVASSYGLMYDAATGRQAPMSIGQPVRNTGYLILDRNGHPRTSAGSGELGITGANLAAGYLGRPDLTAQRFVTIEGDRVYRTGDLVEHDSDGNFVFLGRADRQIQVGGHRVEPGHVETVLMGHPAVLDAHVTTRPSGTNAPVLAAYVVPPPGTAALQPEAYARYLRERLPAYLVPSTYVTLADFPRTPAGKIDENSLPDPVASTAEPEVDDDSDPLRRRLAVLAAGVLGVEDVPVNQSLPALGANSLSLTRLAAAIAADHGVDVPISALFTARTITQIADLVRDATPSTRLLPETTLSATDGRFPLSGQQQQIWVLTHLAPDALAYNTQFSLLLDGPLDLDALQAALTRIVERHESLRTTFHEAPDGPDPHSAGGPDGTGGAVQVVHDPWPASVEVVDLTGLAEAARDAELADRMRAAVATGFDVAKLPLVRWCLFRLAPDRWRLLQVEHHFAHDGWSAQLFLTELRDAYTAIVAGQQPALPDLPVQYRDFAAWYRAWRHTGDFADQIGYWRAHLDGCPQDGATFAPDRARPATRSFRGDRLTAHIPSAVVDRLDALAARHEVSRFAVFLTAFAVQVWQHTGDQDIVVGSALANRRQPGTDRLLGMFVNALPLRLRVDPAASLADLLHATMAVLLGAQDHQELPLLDLLASLDRPRAPGQNPLFNLMFAFHDTPRPQLRMGPVDARLVIEHNATAKADLNVVCVPDPRPAGDGPAGMTILWEYDTDLFDRDTAAELLTGYEAILAVLSCRSDQPHCPVGDMDLLGVEQRVRILAAGIGPVDEVPFATLTAGFDAAVAAHPDAVAIEHAGSRWTYRQLGEQANRMQRHLTAREVRSGSTVALVCPAGIELVTAILATLRAGAAYLCLDPDQPAARNVAMLEDADPAATITTRTVTDGPLLNAARRRGVVLYADALPADTPADTVDGDAPEVHPDDPAYLIYTSGSTGTPKAVVATHRNACIAVHARSRFLDMAGTGTIRTLITLPMIFDVAPHMIMWTLWSRGTVVLPDGPALAQDPDQVLSVIERSAITHVNFTASFHRHLLTRVPDGWQSSLRVVAVGGEACQAGDVQEHAARLPAVALDHEYGPTESTVWCAARRLHPARPALSGPLSRVTVGQPLTNYTLTVLDPAGNLLPVGAAGELFVGGHAVASYHRRPELTRARFLTPGTGPLAGRRLYRTGDRARLTTAGFEILGRLDDQVKIRGFRVEPGEISACLLQHPRVADAAVLVRGIADSPRLVAYLATACRYDGLDRQLRTWLAQRLPPYMHPSAYVITDRLPRTPTGKLQPSTLPEPSGPEGADTAAPEAGHGPA
- a CDS encoding DUF6875 domain-containing protein gives rise to the protein MTTAAISETAVPEAAVAAGAVSAVPGSLVRAGDSATAFGRYPQYRDGMRWLEQFITQPHPDLGRQGAVCPRLAPALRADAVWLVAIAVPHFTRGNAVEAGRLLMRVFEDLATGPHRAITALLGFFPGLPAEQAAEFIDDGHRLLRAEFAEQGLMLGEFHASSTVGGVHNRAFPVMRCPTPMFAVRVMTPHDLLFADQPDTPPAGQVAFLRAYQRHVGSRLSPASRNELRARLVRAGQALHSGDSL